The following are encoded together in the Desulfomicrobium macestii genome:
- a CDS encoding circularly permuted type 2 ATP-grasp protein, with translation MKFTGYDLGPFHDEMFSAPGVPRDGTKLLVDKIESLPEGELFRRQQQAEQALYDLGITFTVYGHEQGTEKIFPFDVVPRVIEANDWDHVEIGLKQRIFALNLFLDDIYHKQKIIRDGVIPREIIETAEGFLPACMGINPPHGIWCHVTGTDLVRDESGTFFVLEDNLRCPSGVSYVLANRSLMKRTLPEVFAASRVRPVDDYPAKLLNLLLRMAPKSDSQPCVALLTPGIYNSAYFEHSFLALQTGIELVQNQDLVVENDFVYMRTTKGLKKVDVIYRRLNDDYLDPLVFRPESLLGVPGIMGAYRAGNVCLANAPGTGVADDKVVYAYVPEIIRYYLGEEAFIPNVPTYLCWRKEDRAFVLDNLETMVVKAANESGGYGMLIGPGSTKAEREDFAGRIKARPRNYIAQPALMLSRAPVIVGDHFEGRHVDLRPYILHGGDVQVIPGGLTRVALKKGSLVVNSSQGGGSKDTWVLKH, from the coding sequence ATGAAATTCACCGGCTATGATCTTGGGCCTTTTCATGACGAAATGTTCTCGGCCCCCGGCGTTCCCCGCGACGGCACGAAGCTTCTGGTCGACAAAATCGAGTCGCTGCCCGAAGGCGAATTGTTCAGGCGGCAGCAACAGGCCGAGCAGGCTCTCTACGACCTCGGCATCACGTTCACGGTCTATGGACACGAGCAGGGCACGGAAAAAATCTTCCCATTCGACGTGGTGCCCCGCGTCATTGAGGCCAATGACTGGGACCATGTCGAGATTGGCCTCAAGCAGCGCATTTTTGCCCTGAACCTTTTCCTGGATGACATCTACCACAAACAGAAGATCATAAGAGATGGAGTCATCCCACGCGAAATCATCGAGACGGCCGAGGGCTTTCTCCCGGCCTGCATGGGCATAAACCCGCCCCACGGAATCTGGTGTCACGTCACGGGCACGGACCTGGTGCGCGACGAAAGCGGAACCTTCTTCGTTCTTGAGGACAACCTGCGCTGCCCGTCCGGAGTGTCCTACGTGCTGGCCAACCGAAGTCTCATGAAGCGGACCCTGCCCGAAGTTTTTGCGGCCTCGCGAGTACGCCCCGTGGACGACTATCCGGCCAAACTCCTAAATCTCCTGCTGCGCATGGCCCCCAAGAGCGACTCGCAGCCCTGCGTGGCCCTGCTCACCCCCGGAATCTACAACTCCGCCTATTTCGAGCATTCCTTCCTCGCGCTGCAGACCGGCATCGAACTGGTCCAGAACCAGGACCTGGTTGTCGAAAACGATTTTGTCTACATGCGCACGACCAAGGGCCTCAAAAAGGTGGACGTCATCTACCGCCGCCTGAACGACGACTACCTCGATCCCCTTGTCTTCAGGCCTGAATCGCTCCTGGGCGTGCCGGGTATCATGGGTGCCTACCGGGCCGGCAATGTCTGCCTTGCCAACGCGCCGGGAACGGGCGTGGCCGACGACAAGGTCGTCTACGCATATGTCCCCGAAATCATCCGCTATTACCTGGGAGAGGAAGCATTCATCCCCAACGTCCCCACCTATCTTTGCTGGCGAAAGGAAGACCGGGCCTTTGTGCTGGACAATCTTGAGACCATGGTCGTCAAGGCGGCCAACGAATCCGGCGGCTACGGCATGCTGATCGGTCCGGGCTCTACCAAGGCCGAGCGCGAGGATTTTGCTGGACGCATCAAGGCCAGACCCCGCAACTACATCGCCCAACCCGCACTCATGCTTTCCCGAGCCCCGGTTATCGTCGGCGATCATTTCGAAGGCAGACATGTGGATCTGCGGCCCTATATCCTTCATGGCGGGGACGTGCAGGTCATTCCCGGCGGCCTGACCAGGGTGGCCCTCAAAAAAGGATCGCTGGTGGTCAACTCCTCCCAGGGCGGCGGCAGCAAGGACACCTGGGTCCTCAAACATTAA